CGAGGCGGTCGAGGGCGAGCGTGTGGCGGCGGTCGGCGTCGCCGGTGATGCGGCGGGCGTAGCCGGCCACGAGGGCGACGAGCAGGAGCAGCAGGGTCCACTGCGCCGACAGGCGCCCGTCGGCGGCCAGGTCCTCGGCGTCGGCCAGCATGGGCAGGGTGACGGCGGCCGCCGAGGCGGCGCCGATGCGCAGCGAGAAGGCGAAGCCCCTGGCGAAGCCGGCCACGATGATGGCGGTGACCAGGGAGAACACGAACGGCGACGCCCAGTAGCCCGTCCCGACGACGGCGAGCACGTGGATGGCGACCTCGGCCACCACCCGCACGAGGCTCGCCGTGTCGTCGGCGTAGGCGAGCGGGCGGACGGCCCGGAACACGGCGTAGCCGGTGACGACGAGGCACCAGGCCGTGAGGATCGGGCGCGAGGTCGACAGGTCGAGGCTGGCGAGCGCGAACCCGACGGCCACGGTCGCCGCCCGGATGGCGAGGATCGGCGACCGGAACGGGGCCAGGCGGTCGGCGGTCACCGGGTACCGTCCGGCGCGGTGGTGGTCATCGGGCTGACCGGGGGCATCGGCAGCGGGAAGTCGACGGTGTCGGCCATGCTGGCCGAGCGGGGCGCCGTGGTGGTCGACGCCGACGCCATCGTGCGGGACCTCCAGCGCCCCGGCACGCCCGTGTTCCGGGCGATGGTCGAGCGCTTCGGTCCCGGCATCGTCGCCCCCGACGGCACGCTCGACCGGGCCGCGGTGGCGGCGATCGCGTTCGCCGACCCGGCCGCGCTGGCCGACCTCAACGCCATCGTCCACCCGGCGGTCGGCGAGGAGATCGCCCGCCGCCTGGCCGAGGAGGCGCCGACCGACCACGTCGTCGTCCTCGACGTGCCGCTGCTGGTCGAGTCCGGCCGGGGCGACCTGGCCGGCGTGGTGGTGGTCGACGTCGACCCCGACGTCGCCGTCGCCCGGCTGGTGGCCCAGCGGGGGATGACCGAGGCCGACGCCAGGGCCCGCATGGCCAGGCAGGCGTCGCGGGAGGAACGGCTGGCCAGGGCCGACCGCGTGGTCGACAACTCGGGGACCGTCGACGACCTCCGCCGCCGGGTCGACGAGGTGTGGGCCTGGGCCCGCTCGCTGGCCGTCAACGCCCCCGGGAGCTCGCGGGCGACCGGGTGAGGACCACCCAGTCGCCGTCGTCGTAGGCCGTCCGCCACCCGCCGGCCAGGTCGAGCAGGGCGGGCAGGTCGTCGCCGGCCCGCCACAGCACCACGTCCACCTGCCGGCGCTCGAGCACGTCGAGGGCGGCCGGCGTGCCGGCGAGGAGGGCGTCCACGTCGTGGGACACGGCCTCGGGGTACAGGTCGAGGCGGTCGTCCACGAACACCCGCGCCTCCCGCCCGTACCGGAAGGCGAGGTAGTTGCCGGTGCCCACGTCGTGGGCCATCCGGTGGGCGGGGCCGAGGAGCCCCTCGCCGTCCATCCACTGGGCGGCCGCCACCGGGTAGCGGGCCAGGTCGAGGTGGGGGCCCCGCCAGGCGGAGGCCACGAGCCCGGCGGCCACGAGCGCCATGGCCACGGCCACGAGCCCGCCCGCCCTCGTCCGCTCCGGCCGGGCGGCGGACCCGCCGGCCAGCAGGGCCCGGCCGAGCGCCGGGGCGGCGACCACCCCGGCCACCGGCAGGTTCCGCTGGGCCAGCAGGCCTGCGGCCACGAAGGCGGCGACGGGCAGGGTGTCGGCCCAGCGCAGCCGGGCCCGCAGGAGCACGACGACGGCGCCGGCCAGGAAGAC
This genomic stretch from Acidimicrobiales bacterium harbors:
- the coaE gene encoding dephospho-CoA kinase — protein: MVVIGLTGGIGSGKSTVSAMLAERGAVVVDADAIVRDLQRPGTPVFRAMVERFGPGIVAPDGTLDRAAVAAIAFADPAALADLNAIVHPAVGEEIARRLAEEAPTDHVVVLDVPLLVESGRGDLAGVVVVDVDPDVAVARLVAQRGMTEADARARMARQASREERLARADRVVDNSGTVDDLRRRVDEVWAWARSLAVNAPGSSRATG